A DNA window from Bacillus carboniphilus contains the following coding sequences:
- a CDS encoding superoxide dismutase family protein produces the protein MKKIIVIIITITFLAGCVTNPKPKKVDVDMKNPDGDSIGTISLEEQADGVMLKIDLEGLPPGNHAIHFHDKGSCKIPDFLSAGEHFNPDDKKHGLLNPEGPHAGDLPNLVVKEDGTVKVDIVAPQVTLTKEKTSLLTKEGTSLVIHENPDDGMSQPAGESGARIACGEISGEKKPGQESAQDDTGSEE, from the coding sequence TTGAAAAAGATAATCGTCATCATCATCACAATTACTTTCTTGGCTGGGTGTGTGACGAACCCGAAGCCCAAAAAAGTTGATGTAGATATGAAGAATCCTGATGGAGATTCGATTGGTACGATCTCGTTAGAAGAACAAGCAGATGGTGTCATGCTGAAAATTGATTTAGAAGGATTACCTCCAGGTAACCATGCGATTCATTTCCATGACAAGGGATCTTGTAAAATACCTGATTTCCTTTCTGCTGGTGAACATTTTAATCCTGATGATAAAAAGCACGGTTTATTAAATCCAGAAGGACCTCATGCCGGAGACCTGCCAAACCTTGTTGTAAAAGAGGATGGAACAGTCAAGGTCGATATTGTGGCGCCCCAAGTCACGCTGACAAAAGAAAAAACTTCTCTTCTTACAAAAGAAGGGACAAGTCTTGTTATCCATGAGAATCCTGATGACGGGATGAGTCAACCTGCCGGAGAATCCGGTGCTAGAATTGCGTGTGGAGAAATTTCAGGTGAAAAGAAACCTGGTCAAGAGTCAGCACAAGATGATACTGGTAGTGAAGAATAA
- a CDS encoding DUF3870 domain-containing protein, with translation MSDYLNENHILVSGFAQTPKGIPANETYKYVGVILLIDKSNHEIVEVDFSIIFSNLTKRVLCELIEGHCVKAPFHDLSAQLKRKVSIPSIGAIIQALRSAFERYNEHIKYYQTV, from the coding sequence ATGAGCGACTATCTAAATGAAAATCATATTTTAGTAAGTGGTTTTGCACAGACACCAAAAGGCATTCCAGCAAATGAGACCTATAAATATGTTGGAGTTATTTTACTCATTGATAAGAGTAATCATGAAATTGTAGAAGTAGACTTTAGTATCATCTTCTCAAATTTAACAAAAAGAGTCTTATGTGAACTAATAGAGGGTCATTGTGTTAAAGCGCCATTCCATGATCTTTCTGCACAGTTGAAAAGAAAAGTATCTATTCCTTCAATTGGCGCAATTATTCAAGCACTTAGATCTGCATTCGAGAGATATAACGAGCATATAAAATATTATCAGACCGTATAG
- a CDS encoding Na(+)/H(+) antiporter subunit B, producing the protein MKTNDVILQVVTKVTVFIIILFSIHIFFAGHYTPGGGFIGGLMTAGAIVLLLLAYDIKTVASILPIDFKILAAIGLLIAVLTSAGALVFDLPFLTHGYWEINLPLLGETGLHTAVFFDTGVYLVVIGVTLTIIQTIGVSE; encoded by the coding sequence ATGAAAACCAATGATGTTATTCTTCAAGTGGTTACTAAAGTAACCGTGTTTATCATCATTTTGTTCTCTATCCACATCTTTTTTGCAGGGCATTACACGCCAGGTGGTGGCTTCATTGGTGGGTTAATGACTGCAGGTGCGATTGTATTACTACTATTGGCTTATGATATAAAAACAGTAGCTTCCATCCTGCCAATTGACTTTAAAATATTGGCTGCAATCGGGCTTCTCATTGCAGTCCTTACAAGTGCAGGAGCATTGGTTTTTGATTTACCATTCTTAACACACGGCTACTGGGAAATTAATTTACCACTGTTAGGCGAAACCGGTTTACACACAGCTGTTTTCTTTGACACGGGTGTCTATTTAGTCGTAATCGGTGTCACGTTAACCATTATTCAAACGATTGGAGTGAGTGAATAA
- a CDS encoding YeiH family protein gives MEARKEFEEAQPTPLLTEKRKKYIRGLVRGLVLTGVITIVADQITKLPFFSIMGIMIISILVGMCWRSLMGDQVNVNIGIGFSSKYLLRAGIILMGLRLNLQQIVDAGVGIIFIDVIVIIFTLSLMIYLGKLFKVDRHLAALIAVGTAVCGAAAIVAVSSVIKSKKEYTALAVACIAILGTIGALVYIFLYPFLTLDSESYGVLVGATLHELAHVIAASIPGEGASMDSALLTKLGRVALLIPVALVLGYLFTKRKDNTEFNSISTKLRNLPIPWFIFGFLAMSIVTTFQLIPVSLSNFLIETSVYLLAMAMAGLGLSINFSDFKKVGIKPVIVGVLGFIALSLIGPILLLLL, from the coding sequence ATGGAAGCAAGAAAGGAATTTGAAGAAGCACAACCAACCCCACTCTTAACAGAAAAAAGAAAGAAATACATAAGAGGGTTAGTAAGAGGGCTAGTGTTAACAGGTGTAATAACTATCGTAGCAGACCAAATAACGAAATTACCGTTCTTCTCCATTATGGGAATAATGATTATTTCTATCCTAGTAGGGATGTGCTGGAGAAGTTTAATGGGCGATCAGGTAAATGTAAACATTGGCATTGGTTTTAGCAGTAAGTACTTGTTAAGAGCTGGAATCATTTTGATGGGACTTAGACTAAACCTTCAACAAATTGTAGATGCAGGTGTTGGTATTATTTTCATTGATGTCATTGTCATCATTTTCACCCTCTCCCTAATGATTTATCTTGGTAAGTTATTCAAAGTCGATCGCCATTTAGCAGCCTTAATTGCTGTTGGCACAGCGGTTTGTGGAGCAGCAGCCATTGTAGCAGTATCTTCGGTTATTAAAAGTAAAAAAGAGTACACCGCACTTGCAGTTGCTTGCATTGCTATCCTAGGTACAATTGGTGCACTTGTTTATATCTTTCTCTACCCTTTCCTCACACTTGACTCTGAAAGTTACGGCGTCCTAGTTGGTGCCACACTACACGAATTAGCACATGTCATTGCAGCATCCATTCCAGGAGAAGGGGCAAGTATGGACAGTGCTCTTTTAACGAAATTAGGTCGTGTTGCCCTTCTTATCCCAGTTGCACTAGTACTAGGGTATCTTTTTACCAAAAGAAAAGATAATACGGAATTTAATTCTATCTCTACTAAACTTAGAAACTTACCTATTCCATGGTTTATCTTTGGTTTCTTAGCCATGAGTATCGTTACCACATTCCAGCTAATTCCTGTTTCTCTTTCAAATTTTCTGATTGAAACAAGTGTGTACCTTTTGGCTATGGCTATGGCAGGTCTTGGTTTAAGTATTAACTTTAGCGACTTTAAAAAAGTAGGAATAAAACCTGTTATTGTTGGGGTACTTGGATTTATTGCCCTCAGTTTAATAGGACCTATTTTACTATTATTGCTATAA
- a CDS encoding Na+/H+ antiporter subunit A, with amino-acid sequence MSLLHIAIISPLLLAIFVPIFYKWFRNFHTGWFVLPLPILLFLYFFSFLGATKSGEPIIESIEWIPFLNIHFTAYIDGLGLLFSLLITGIGALVVLYSIYYLDKNKEQLNTFYVYLLLFMGAMLGVVLSDNLIVMYAFWELTSFSSFLLIGYWYHREKSRYGAQKSMLMTVFGGLALLGAILLLYVITGSFSIREIISQADLVLNHDLFLVTMILLLLGAFTKSAQFPFHIWLPDAMEAPTPVSAYLHSATMVKAGIYLVARFTPLFGETAEWFWIVTSFGIFTLFWGSFNAVKQTDLKSILAFSTVSQLGMIMSLLGAGAASIHFGLDENIFTVATSAAIFHLVNHATFKGSLFMVVGIVDHETGTRDIRKLGGLMTIMPITFTIALLGTFSMAGLPPFNGFLSKEMFFTGMVRLTEMNLFQLETWGLLFPVLAWIASIFTFIYSMTIFFRTFTGKLQPEKLKKEPHEAPLGMLIPPVILGSLVVIFGFFPNLIADNIIEPTMESVLPALLGEGDHFHVHISFWHGFNIELYMTIGVIALGTLLFLTQSKWRGIYNRLPEQVTLNYFYDRGLLLTQRGAFNMTKGYMTGFIRSYLVYIFIFFVAILLWTLFYTGAFRLNWETASSIGVYEVILALVMIAGTITILAAKSRLTAIIALGAVGYTVALLFVVFRAPDLALTQLVIETISVALFLLCFYHLPKLKREERMAFKLNNALIALGVGITVTLIALSAHSTKIFEPISQYYVENTYEQAHGKNMVNVILVDFRGFDTLFEICVLGIAALGIYAMIKLRMSGKEEKHENQ; translated from the coding sequence TTGTCGCTTTTACATATAGCCATCATATCTCCTTTACTACTGGCTATTTTTGTTCCGATCTTTTATAAATGGTTTAGAAATTTTCATACTGGATGGTTTGTCTTACCACTTCCAATTCTTTTATTTCTCTATTTCTTCTCCTTTTTAGGGGCTACGAAATCCGGGGAACCCATCATTGAAAGTATTGAATGGATTCCATTCCTCAATATTCATTTCACTGCCTACATAGATGGCTTAGGTCTCTTATTTAGTTTGTTAATAACTGGGATCGGAGCTTTAGTTGTTCTATATTCCATTTATTATCTAGACAAAAATAAAGAACAATTAAATACGTTCTATGTTTATTTACTACTATTTATGGGTGCCATGCTTGGAGTGGTTCTCTCCGATAACCTAATTGTGATGTATGCTTTCTGGGAACTTACAAGTTTTTCATCCTTTTTACTAATTGGCTATTGGTACCATAGAGAGAAATCACGTTACGGTGCTCAAAAATCGATGCTAATGACCGTTTTTGGTGGCCTTGCACTATTAGGAGCTATCCTTCTTTTATACGTAATAACTGGTTCTTTCAGCATTCGTGAAATCATTTCACAAGCAGACCTTGTATTAAATCATGATCTGTTCTTAGTTACTATGATTTTATTATTACTTGGTGCCTTTACAAAATCAGCACAGTTTCCATTTCATATTTGGTTACCAGATGCTATGGAAGCACCAACACCTGTAAGTGCTTATTTACACTCCGCCACCATGGTTAAAGCCGGAATCTATTTAGTAGCTCGGTTTACGCCTTTGTTTGGTGAGACGGCCGAATGGTTCTGGATAGTCACTTCCTTTGGGATCTTCACTCTATTTTGGGGATCATTTAATGCCGTAAAACAAACCGACTTGAAAAGTATTTTAGCTTTTTCAACCGTGAGTCAGCTAGGAATGATTATGTCCTTACTCGGTGCAGGCGCTGCTTCTATTCACTTTGGCTTAGATGAAAATATTTTTACAGTAGCAACGTCAGCTGCAATCTTTCACTTAGTGAATCACGCAACCTTTAAAGGTAGTTTATTTATGGTAGTGGGAATCGTTGACCATGAAACTGGGACAAGAGATATTCGAAAACTTGGTGGTTTAATGACCATCATGCCCATCACGTTTACCATTGCTCTATTAGGTACATTTTCAATGGCGGGGCTACCACCTTTTAATGGTTTCCTAAGTAAAGAGATGTTCTTTACGGGAATGGTTCGTCTTACAGAAATGAATTTATTCCAGTTGGAAACATGGGGACTACTATTCCCTGTCTTAGCTTGGATAGCTAGTATTTTCACTTTTATTTATAGCATGACTATTTTCTTTAGAACCTTTACAGGAAAATTACAACCCGAAAAACTTAAGAAGGAGCCTCATGAAGCTCCTCTCGGCATGTTGATTCCACCAGTGATTTTGGGTTCACTAGTTGTGATTTTTGGATTTTTTCCAAACTTGATTGCAGACAACATTATTGAACCAACAATGGAAAGTGTACTTCCTGCACTACTTGGTGAAGGTGATCATTTCCATGTTCATATTTCTTTCTGGCATGGGTTTAACATTGAGCTTTATATGACGATTGGTGTTATAGCTTTAGGAACCCTTTTGTTCTTAACACAGTCAAAATGGCGTGGAATCTATAATAGATTACCTGAGCAAGTTACACTTAATTATTTCTACGACCGTGGACTTTTACTTACGCAACGTGGCGCTTTTAACATGACTAAAGGGTATATGACAGGTTTTATTCGTTCGTACCTGGTATACATTTTTATATTTTTTGTTGCGATCCTGTTGTGGACACTGTTCTATACTGGTGCGTTCCGATTGAACTGGGAGACAGCCTCTTCTATTGGGGTATATGAAGTTATTCTAGCCTTAGTAATGATTGCCGGAACGATAACCATACTTGCGGCTAAGTCTCGATTGACAGCTATTATCGCATTAGGTGCAGTTGGGTACACTGTTGCTTTGTTATTTGTTGTATTCAGGGCACCAGATTTAGCATTAACACAGCTAGTAATTGAAACCATATCAGTTGCATTATTCCTACTATGCTTCTATCACCTACCAAAGCTAAAGAGAGAAGAAAGAATGGCATTTAAGCTTAACAATGCTCTTATTGCCTTAGGTGTAGGGATAACGGTCACTTTAATTGCTTTGTCTGCTCATAGTACAAAGATATTTGAACCCATTTCTCAATATTATGTTGAAAACACATATGAACAGGCACATGGTAAAAATATGGTTAACGTCATCTTAGTTGATTTTCGTGGTTTCGATACCTTGTTTGAAATTTGCGTACTCGGTATTGCCGCCCTTGGGATCTATGCAATGATTAAGCTTCGCATGAGTGGAAAGGAGGAAAAGCATGAAAACCAATGA
- a CDS encoding histidine phosphatase family protein, with protein MDIFLIRHGESEADLLHVHEGRADFSLTEKGRKQVHFLGKFFSEKHQVDQIYASPLKRAHETATTLSEYTKVPVTLKEDLMEWNNGVLAGVGYEEAKARFPEPPGGRKPYQPIEKGESDLQFRNRVEHFFYELIDQHTEQDSVAVVAHGGTISQFLKIFYQIPPVSPYAIYTGDTGVHHIRITGTAKITFYLNRQDHLIGSEF; from the coding sequence GTGGATATTTTTTTAATACGTCATGGAGAATCAGAAGCTGATCTCTTGCATGTGCATGAAGGACGCGCTGATTTCTCATTAACTGAAAAAGGTAGAAAACAAGTTCATTTTTTAGGTAAGTTCTTTAGCGAGAAACATCAAGTGGATCAAATATATGCGAGTCCGTTGAAAAGAGCCCATGAAACGGCAACGACTCTTTCGGAATATACAAAGGTACCAGTCACATTGAAGGAAGACTTAATGGAATGGAACAATGGAGTCCTTGCTGGCGTTGGCTATGAAGAAGCTAAAGCACGTTTTCCTGAGCCTCCTGGTGGTAGAAAACCATACCAGCCAATTGAAAAAGGCGAGTCTGATTTACAATTTCGAAACCGAGTTGAGCACTTTTTTTATGAGCTAATCGACCAGCATACGGAACAGGATTCTGTCGCTGTTGTAGCCCATGGAGGAACCATCTCACAATTCTTAAAAATCTTTTATCAGATCCCTCCCGTCTCACCTTACGCAATATATACAGGGGATACTGGGGTACATCACATTCGAATAACAGGCACTGCCAAAATTACATTTTATCTGAATAGGCAAGATCACCTGATTGGGTCTGAGTTTTAA
- a CDS encoding peptidylprolyl isomerase: MSNQSVLPQFDYTNEKVISLKMNTSKGTISIVLFPEYAPKTVENFVTHSKNGYYDGITFHRVIKGFMIQGGDPNGTGMGGESIYGHPFEDEFAPNLFNFRGALSMANSGPNTNGSQFFIVQSNELNPQFKLQMEQAGFPKEAIDKYVEVGGTPWLDHRHTVFGQITEGYDVLDSIANVQVGANDKPVEPVTIDSIEVLEG, from the coding sequence ATGTCTAATCAATCAGTTCTACCTCAATTTGACTATACAAATGAAAAAGTGATTTCATTAAAAATGAACACGTCTAAAGGAACAATTTCCATTGTCCTTTTTCCAGAGTATGCACCAAAAACAGTAGAAAACTTCGTTACGCACAGTAAAAATGGATATTACGATGGCATCACATTCCACCGAGTGATTAAAGGATTTATGATACAGGGAGGAGACCCTAACGGAACAGGAATGGGTGGTGAAAGTATTTACGGACATCCATTTGAAGATGAGTTCGCTCCTAACCTTTTTAACTTTAGAGGAGCTTTATCAATGGCGAACTCTGGACCGAATACAAACGGAAGTCAGTTCTTTATTGTTCAATCAAACGAACTAAACCCACAGTTTAAGTTGCAAATGGAACAAGCTGGTTTTCCAAAGGAAGCTATTGATAAGTATGTGGAAGTTGGCGGAACACCTTGGTTAGACCATAGACACACCGTTTTTGGTCAAATTACTGAAGGCTACGATGTGTTAGATTCCATTGCAAATGTTCAAGTGGGAGCAAATGATAAGCCAGTTGAACCCGTAACGATTGATTCTATAGAAGTTCTAGAAGGATAA
- a CDS encoding LysR family transcriptional regulator, protein MDQHLLTFITVTDKQSFTKAAEHLHLTQSAVSLEIKNLEAKYGVKLLDRSNKFVRLTKAGEILYAHAKEILALHERAIRMIDDLSSNASGPLAIGSSYTFGEYALPKIVAKFILKHPNITPNITIRNTKRIIEQVLKKDIDVGIIEGTASHSDIIVNTFTQDEMTIIIPPEHRLAKMQEASGAELESETWILREKGSGTREMTNRVFQEMGISPSSIMEFGSSQTIKEAVENGLGISVISNWVIKKEVDYGLLVPLRIKGKSFKRDIAIVTHISQINTKATDLFIDFLRSSVVD, encoded by the coding sequence ATGGATCAACATCTCTTAACTTTTATTACAGTTACGGATAAACAAAGCTTTACAAAGGCCGCAGAACATCTTCACTTAACACAGTCTGCGGTTAGTTTAGAGATTAAAAACTTAGAAGCAAAGTACGGGGTTAAACTCTTAGATCGATCTAATAAATTTGTCCGGTTAACGAAGGCTGGAGAAATTTTATATGCTCATGCTAAGGAGATATTAGCCCTTCACGAAAGGGCTATCAGAATGATAGATGATCTGTCATCCAATGCTAGTGGCCCTCTGGCAATTGGTTCTAGTTATACATTTGGTGAATATGCGCTTCCTAAAATTGTGGCAAAATTTATTTTGAAACATCCAAATATTACTCCAAATATAACCATCAGAAATACAAAGAGAATTATAGAACAAGTCCTAAAAAAAGATATTGATGTAGGTATCATCGAAGGAACGGCTTCTCATTCGGATATTATTGTTAATACCTTCACTCAAGATGAAATGACCATCATTATTCCACCTGAGCACCGTTTAGCAAAAATGCAAGAGGCTAGTGGGGCTGAATTAGAGTCCGAAACCTGGATTTTAAGGGAAAAGGGCTCAGGTACTAGAGAAATGACTAACAGGGTGTTTCAAGAGATGGGTATCTCTCCCTCTTCAATCATGGAGTTCGGAAGCTCTCAAACTATTAAAGAAGCAGTAGAAAATGGCCTAGGAATATCGGTAATTTCAAACTGGGTAATTAAAAAGGAAGTAGATTATGGCCTTCTTGTCCCACTTAGAATTAAGGGTAAGTCCTTTAAGAGAGATATTGCCATAGTAACTCATATATCCCAAATTAACACGAAAGCAACAGACCTCTTTATTGATTTTCTTAGATCTTCTGTAGTTGATTAA
- a CDS encoding kinase-associated lipoprotein B, with protein MEFNIGDKVTAIYKTGHYYGEVTKELPTAYTVRVLAIKKHPIQGDLHNPKDAEVGFFHERKALAHREQANIPKKMVKPFDGEMPDYKKSLVTAFNEMKASLDTEDSAYAKRSLECLESLRTEYGI; from the coding sequence TTGGAATTTAATATTGGAGACAAAGTAACAGCAATCTATAAGACCGGACATTATTATGGAGAAGTAACGAAGGAATTGCCAACCGCATATACGGTAAGAGTGTTGGCTATAAAAAAACATCCTATCCAAGGGGACCTTCATAACCCTAAAGATGCAGAAGTGGGTTTTTTTCATGAAAGAAAAGCTTTAGCTCACCGTGAGCAAGCCAATATTCCTAAGAAGATGGTTAAACCATTTGATGGAGAAATGCCAGATTATAAGAAGTCTCTTGTCACTGCTTTTAATGAAATGAAGGCAAGCCTTGATACAGAAGATTCTGCTTATGCCAAGAGAAGTTTAGAGTGTTTAGAGAGCTTGAGGACAGAATACGGAATATAA
- a CDS encoding Na(+)/H(+) antiporter subunit C, with translation MEILMSFVIGFLFMSAVYLMLSKSLLRIIIGTGLLSHGAHLLLLTMGGLKTGAAPLLGEHAPDYTDPLPQALILTAIVISFGVTAFFLVLAYRAYQELGTDNMDRLRGNESHE, from the coding sequence ATGGAAATTCTAATGTCATTTGTTATTGGATTTTTATTTATGAGTGCCGTGTATCTAATGCTTTCAAAAAGCTTATTAAGAATCATTATTGGTACAGGTCTACTAAGCCATGGAGCTCACCTATTGTTACTAACTATGGGTGGATTAAAGACTGGTGCTGCTCCGTTACTTGGGGAGCACGCACCAGATTATACCGACCCACTACCTCAGGCTCTCATTTTAACAGCCATTGTTATTAGTTTTGGGGTAACTGCGTTTTTCCTTGTACTTGCATACAGAGCTTATCAAGAGCTTGGTACTGATAATATGGATCGGTTGAGAGGAAACGAAAGTCATGAGTAA
- a CDS encoding threonine synthase: MKFSYVSYLKCPKCSERYESNQKQQLCKCGSPLLVKYDLEALKEKFRREELKNREPNLWRYHELLPVQNEENIVTMGEGMTPLLPMNRIGKDMLIPNLLMKDEGIIPTGTFKARGAAVGVSKAKELGIKEIAMPTNGNAGAAWSLYAARAEMKATIVMPTDAPKITRNECAVSGANLSLVEGVISDAGKIVQQAVNEHGLFDASTLKEPYRIEGKKTMGLEIAEQLGWKMPDVILYPTGGGVGLIGIYKALTELVSLGWVEGNLPRLVAVQSVGCAPIVKAWREKRGDSDFWEGSSTIAFGINVPKALGDFLVLDAIYKTNGCAVAVEDITTLEEQQRIASLEGTFICPEGAAAFVAARRLRKNGWIKEKETVVVLNTGAGIKYPDTVKVDVPILTDA, from the coding sequence ATGAAATTTAGCTATGTGTCGTATCTAAAATGTCCCAAATGTAGCGAACGATACGAGTCAAATCAGAAACAACAATTGTGCAAATGTGGTTCTCCCTTATTAGTCAAATATGATTTAGAAGCGCTTAAAGAGAAGTTTAGGAGAGAAGAGTTGAAGAATCGGGAACCAAACCTGTGGAGGTACCATGAATTATTACCTGTACAAAATGAAGAGAATATAGTGACCATGGGGGAAGGGATGACACCACTTTTACCAATGAATCGGATAGGAAAAGATATGTTGATCCCAAATCTTTTAATGAAAGACGAAGGGATTATTCCCACTGGAACTTTTAAGGCTAGAGGAGCAGCGGTGGGGGTATCTAAAGCAAAAGAGTTAGGAATTAAGGAAATAGCAATGCCTACAAATGGAAATGCAGGAGCAGCTTGGTCACTCTATGCTGCAAGAGCTGAGATGAAAGCCACCATTGTAATGCCAACAGATGCACCCAAAATAACTCGAAATGAATGTGCTGTTTCAGGAGCTAACCTTTCTTTAGTAGAAGGGGTAATAAGTGATGCAGGAAAAATTGTACAGCAAGCTGTTAATGAACATGGTTTATTTGATGCATCAACATTAAAGGAACCTTACCGGATTGAAGGGAAAAAGACAATGGGGCTTGAAATCGCAGAACAACTTGGTTGGAAGATGCCGGATGTTATTCTTTATCCTACTGGTGGAGGTGTAGGTCTTATCGGTATATATAAGGCATTAACAGAACTTGTCTCCCTTGGCTGGGTTGAAGGGAATCTCCCCCGTCTGGTAGCTGTCCAATCGGTTGGGTGTGCACCTATCGTTAAAGCTTGGAGAGAAAAACGGGGGGACTCGGATTTTTGGGAAGGCTCTTCTACTATTGCGTTTGGTATAAACGTTCCAAAAGCATTGGGAGACTTTCTTGTCCTAGATGCCATCTATAAAACGAATGGGTGTGCAGTGGCAGTAGAAGATATAACGACTTTAGAAGAACAACAACGTATAGCATCATTGGAAGGAACCTTCATTTGCCCAGAGGGAGCGGCAGCTTTTGTAGCTGCACGACGGCTAAGGAAGAACGGGTGGATAAAGGAAAAAGAAACAGTGGTGGTCTTAAATACAGGCGCAGGAATTAAATATCCTGATACAGTCAAAGTAGATGTCCCTATTTTAACAGATGCCTGA
- a CDS encoding MFS transporter, whose amino-acid sequence MWFANFLVAASATMVMPFLSLYIETFGQFSDEYVQRWAGFVFGITFLTAFFVSPIWGRIGDRYGYKPILLINGFGIATSIFFMGFMDSVMGLFILRFFMGAVTGFIPTSLALISAQTPKEKAGQVLGTLQTGTVSGGLFGPLLGGMMADAVGFEYTFIITSISIAIATLFVLIGIKEAPKSAKDKKASNHTRKEVFQFIFSNRVLVTIMLISLIVQVANFSIQPLLALYVSELTSAGSIAFLAGLAFSATGFGNLLATRQWGKLGDKIGYEKVLLILLLSATILFIPQGLATHLWQLVLCRFLFGMAIGGMIPCVTAYIRRVAPIRMQGEILGYNVSCRFLGNVIGPALGGIMSGLFGISTVFFITSLIFLFGFSLLFWSVRREKTSGRTVTNH is encoded by the coding sequence ATGTGGTTCGCAAACTTTCTTGTCGCAGCAAGTGCCACAATGGTCATGCCCTTTTTATCTCTTTATATTGAGACATTTGGGCAATTCAGTGATGAGTACGTTCAGAGATGGGCTGGCTTCGTATTCGGTATTACATTCTTGACAGCCTTTTTTGTATCTCCTATATGGGGGAGAATCGGAGATCGATATGGGTATAAACCCATTCTTTTAATTAACGGTTTTGGTATTGCTACAAGTATCTTTTTTATGGGCTTTATGGATTCAGTCATGGGATTGTTTATTCTGCGATTCTTTATGGGGGCTGTTACTGGTTTTATTCCAACATCTTTAGCCCTCATTAGTGCCCAAACACCGAAGGAAAAAGCAGGGCAAGTATTAGGTACTCTTCAAACAGGTACTGTTTCTGGGGGACTATTCGGTCCGCTTTTGGGTGGTATGATGGCAGATGCGGTCGGCTTTGAATACACATTTATTATTACATCCATTTCGATTGCCATTGCAACACTGTTCGTGTTGATCGGAATTAAAGAAGCCCCTAAATCCGCAAAGGACAAAAAAGCAAGCAATCACACGCGGAAAGAAGTATTTCAATTCATATTTAGTAATCGAGTTCTTGTAACCATCATGCTCATTTCACTCATTGTACAGGTAGCAAACTTTAGCATCCAACCATTACTTGCGTTGTATGTGAGTGAATTAACGAGTGCAGGTAGCATAGCTTTCCTAGCCGGACTTGCCTTTTCAGCTACTGGATTTGGAAATTTATTAGCCACACGGCAGTGGGGAAAACTTGGGGATAAAATTGGATATGAAAAAGTATTGCTTATTCTACTTCTCTCAGCAACCATTCTGTTTATTCCACAAGGTCTAGCTACCCACTTATGGCAATTAGTATTGTGTCGCTTCCTATTTGGTATGGCGATTGGAGGTATGATTCCTTGTGTAACAGCATATATCCGCAGGGTCGCCCCCATTCGAATGCAAGGAGAAATTCTAGGCTACAATGTTAGTTGTCGTTTCCTTGGGAATGTAATCGGTCCAGCCCTAGGTGGAATTATGTCTGGGTTGTTTGGAATATCAACTGTTTTCTTTATCACCAGTCTCATATTCCTATTTGGATTTTCACTCCTTTTTTGGAGTGTACGAAGAGAAAAGACAAGTGGACGTACTGTTACCAACCATTAA